The Petroclostridium xylanilyticum genome has a segment encoding these proteins:
- a CDS encoding ABC transporter permease, with protein sequence MSKYILKRFAMALLTLWVVITLTFILMHAIPGNPFAKEGKMPPGVYENLLKYYNLDKPLAVQYFLYLKSLLRLDFGPSLKSSVITVNYYIKNGFPVSLHLGIQALIIAITFGLILGVVASLNHNSWPDYLSMVIAIIGISVPSFILATVLINYAGVEWKLFPVSGWKSWKYTVLPSISLAMMPMAYIARLMRSSMLEVLRQDYIKTAKAKGLSRGVIIVKHAIRNAILPIVTVLGIITANLVTGSFVIERIFGIPGMGEMFVKGIFNRDYPVILGSTVFYSAILILLNFVVDVTYTFIDPRIKITEGSH encoded by the coding sequence CGGCAATCCTTTTGCAAAGGAAGGAAAGATGCCGCCGGGTGTTTATGAAAATTTATTAAAATATTACAATTTGGACAAGCCATTGGCAGTCCAGTATTTTCTCTATTTAAAATCGCTTCTCAGGCTTGATTTTGGTCCTTCACTAAAATCATCTGTCATCACGGTTAACTATTACATTAAGAACGGCTTTCCTGTGTCTTTACACCTGGGAATTCAGGCACTTATTATTGCCATTACTTTTGGGCTTATACTGGGGGTGGTTGCTTCTTTAAACCATAACAGCTGGCCCGATTATTTATCAATGGTGATTGCAATCATTGGCATTTCGGTGCCAAGTTTTATTCTTGCAACTGTCTTGATTAATTATGCAGGAGTGGAATGGAAGTTGTTTCCTGTGTCCGGATGGAAATCATGGAAGTATACTGTACTTCCCTCCATATCGCTGGCTATGATGCCAATGGCCTATATTGCCAGGTTGATGCGTTCCAGCATGCTTGAAGTGCTTAGGCAGGACTATATTAAAACAGCAAAAGCAAAAGGATTGTCACGGGGCGTTATTATTGTTAAACATGCAATTAGAAATGCAATTTTGCCTATTGTTACCGTACTGGGAATTATTACTGCCAACTTGGTAACAGGCAGTTTTGTAATAGAAAGAATTTTTGGTATACCAGGCATGGGTGAAATGTTTGTGAAAGGAATTTTTAACCGCGACTATCCTGTTATCCTTGGTTCTACGGTTTTCTACAGTGCAATTTTAATTTTATTGAATTTTGTGGTGGATGTTACCTATACTTTCATTGATCCACGCATCAAGATCACGGAGGGGAGTCATTAA
- a CDS encoding ABC transporter permease yields the protein MKNQINFTQDMFLPVTHNFEDAEKIFRPSISYWSDVWRRLRQNKLAMFGLFIIVLLIIFAIIGPYLNGYTYYEQDFTKKNLAPNSEFWFGTDSAGRDIFTRAWYGARISLFIGIMAAAIDFIMGVIYGGISGLKGGRVDEIMMRIAEVLYSIPYLLVVILLMVVMGQGLWTIILAMTMTGWIPMARLVRGQVLQLKEQEYVQAANALGASTSWILLKHLIPNTMGPILVNITLTVPTAIFSEATLSFLGLGVPAPMASWGTMANDALSSLLVGYEYQLFIPAFLISLTMFAFNVLGDGLRDALDPRLRK from the coding sequence ATGAAGAATCAGATTAATTTTACACAGGATATGTTTTTGCCGGTAACTCATAACTTTGAAGATGCAGAAAAAATTTTCCGGCCCAGTATATCCTACTGGTCAGATGTGTGGCGCAGACTGAGACAAAACAAATTGGCAATGTTTGGGTTGTTTATTATTGTCCTATTAATTATTTTTGCCATTATTGGTCCGTATCTTAACGGGTATACGTACTATGAACAGGATTTTACCAAAAAGAACCTTGCACCAAACAGTGAGTTCTGGTTCGGGACAGATTCGGCCGGGCGTGATATTTTTACCCGGGCATGGTATGGGGCGAGAATCTCTTTATTTATAGGGATTATGGCTGCAGCCATTGATTTCATCATGGGAGTTATCTATGGAGGCATTTCCGGCTTAAAAGGAGGCCGTGTTGATGAAATTATGATGAGAATTGCAGAAGTTTTATATAGCATTCCGTATCTGTTGGTGGTTATCCTATTGATGGTTGTAATGGGGCAGGGGCTATGGACCATTATATTGGCAATGACCATGACGGGGTGGATTCCTATGGCACGTCTTGTACGGGGGCAGGTACTTCAATTGAAAGAGCAGGAATATGTGCAGGCAGCTAATGCGCTTGGGGCCAGTACAAGCTGGATTTTGCTCAAGCATTTGATTCCAAATACTATGGGACCTATTCTTGTTAACATTACTTTAACAGTCCCTACAGCCATTTTTTCAGAAGCAACATTAAGCTTTTTGGGACTTGGAGTGCCGGCACCTATGGCAAGCTGGGGGACAATGGCCAATGATGCTCTATCCAGCTTATTGGTTGGGTATGAATATCAGTTGTTCATTCCTGCTTTCCTCATTTCGTTAACCATGTTTGCTTTTAATGTGTTAGGTGATGGTTTGCGGGATGCACTTGATCCTAGATTGCGTAAATAG
- a CDS encoding ABC transporter ATP-binding protein, whose translation MNKILEVRDLHVSFHTYAGEVKAVRGVNFEVYKGEALAIVGESGCGKSVTAQSIMQLLPMPPAKYKQGSILFEGQDLLKKSEKQMQHIRGNEIGMIFQDPMTSLNPTIKIGRQIAESLMKHKKLSRHEAYNRAIKMLEMVAVAQPDKRVNQYPHEFSGGMRQRAMIALALACEPKLLIADEPTTALDVTIQAQILELLKDLQKRTGTSIILITHDLGVVAEMCDRVIVMYAGKVVETGTIDDIFYSPQHPYTKGLLKSVPRMDMNRNEALHPIVGTPPDLFNPPAGCPFFARCQNAMKICENYDPDLENIKESHYAACWLQHSMAQVAAAQW comes from the coding sequence ATGAATAAAATTTTAGAAGTTAGAGATTTACATGTGTCTTTCCACACTTATGCAGGAGAAGTAAAGGCAGTCCGGGGTGTTAATTTTGAAGTATATAAGGGTGAGGCACTTGCAATTGTGGGAGAGTCGGGATGCGGCAAAAGTGTAACTGCCCAATCCATTATGCAGCTTCTTCCCATGCCGCCTGCTAAATATAAGCAAGGTTCCATTCTATTTGAAGGGCAGGACCTGTTAAAGAAAAGTGAGAAGCAGATGCAGCATATTCGTGGAAACGAAATAGGCATGATTTTTCAGGACCCTATGACATCGCTTAACCCGACGATAAAAATTGGACGGCAAATTGCAGAAAGTTTGATGAAGCACAAAAAACTTTCAAGACATGAAGCATATAACCGTGCCATAAAAATGTTAGAAATGGTAGCGGTAGCACAGCCTGACAAGAGGGTAAACCAGTATCCCCATGAATTTTCCGGTGGTATGCGCCAGCGTGCCATGATTGCCCTGGCACTTGCCTGTGAACCTAAACTATTAATTGCAGATGAACCTACTACTGCCCTGGATGTGACCATCCAGGCACAAATTCTGGAATTGCTGAAGGATTTACAGAAAAGGACGGGGACCTCTATCATTTTGATTACCCATGACCTTGGTGTTGTTGCAGAGATGTGTGACCGCGTAATCGTTATGTATGCCGGTAAGGTAGTAGAAACAGGAACAATAGATGATATTTTTTATAGCCCGCAGCATCCTTACACAAAAGGGTTATTAAAATCTGTCCCGCGTATGGATATGAATAGGAATGAAGCCCTTCATCCTATCGTTGGTACGCCGCCTGACCTGTTTAATCCGCCGGCAGGATGCCCGTTTTTTGCGCGCTGCCAAAATGCAATGAAAATATGTGAAAATTATGACCCGGACCTGGAAAATATAAAAGAATCTCATTATGCAGCCTGCTGGCTTCAACATTCGATGGCCCAGGTAGCTGCAGCACAGTGGTAA
- a CDS encoding dipeptide ABC transporter ATP-binding protein: MMSTKRFHSPGVENNLDDIPLVQVRNLKKYFKVGDRYLKAVNRLNFDIYRGETIGLVGESGCGKSTAGRTILRLYEPTEGEVIFEGQNIYKYSKSEMKKIRKQMQMIFQDPYASLNPRMTVEDIIGEPLDIHNLASGSKRRERIEELLKLVGLASEHMGRFPHEFSGGQRQRIGIARALAVEPKFIVCDEPISALDVSIQAQVVNLLKELQAKMGLTYLFIAHDLSMVRYISDRVLVMYLGNMVELAESNTLYNKPLHPYTQALLSAVPIPDPEVERKRERIVLEGEVPSPLDPPKGCAFCTRCPKAMDICTKEEPQWKEVEKGHFTACHLFAGIK; encoded by the coding sequence ATGATGAGTACGAAACGGTTTCACTCCCCTGGAGTAGAAAATAACTTGGACGATATCCCTCTTGTGCAGGTGCGCAACTTAAAGAAGTATTTCAAAGTGGGCGACCGTTATTTAAAAGCTGTAAATCGTTTGAACTTTGACATATACCGTGGAGAAACAATAGGCCTTGTAGGTGAAAGCGGCTGCGGAAAATCTACAGCTGGCCGGACAATTCTTCGTTTATATGAACCTACAGAAGGGGAAGTAATCTTTGAAGGTCAAAATATTTATAAGTACTCAAAAAGTGAGATGAAAAAAATTCGGAAGCAAATGCAGATGATTTTCCAGGACCCTTATGCTTCCTTAAATCCACGTATGACCGTTGAGGATATTATTGGAGAACCACTGGATATTCATAACCTGGCATCTGGAAGCAAGCGCAGGGAACGCATTGAAGAATTATTAAAATTAGTAGGACTGGCTTCGGAGCACATGGGAAGATTTCCGCATGAATTTAGCGGCGGCCAGCGGCAGAGAATAGGAATTGCCAGGGCACTTGCAGTAGAGCCGAAGTTCATTGTTTGCGATGAGCCAATATCGGCTTTGGATGTATCCATTCAGGCACAGGTTGTTAACCTTCTTAAGGAGCTGCAGGCCAAAATGGGGTTAACTTATTTATTCATCGCTCATGATTTGTCAATGGTCAGATATATTTCAGACCGCGTACTGGTAATGTACCTTGGAAACATGGTAGAGTTGGCAGAAAGTAATACATTATATAATAAGCCGCTCCATCCTTACACCCAGGCGTTACTTTCAGCGGTACCCATTCCTGATCCGGAAGTTGAAAGAAAGAGGGAACGGATTGTACTGGAAGGGGAAGTACCGAGTCCTCTCGATCCGCCTAAAGGTTGTGCATTTTGCACAAGATGCCCGAAAGCAATGGATATCTGTACAAAAGAGGAGCCGCAGTGGAAAGAAGTTGAAAAAGGGCATTTTACTGCTTGCCACTTATTTGCAGGAATCAAATAG
- a CDS encoding PilZ domain-containing protein, whose translation MDEKRRSRRVPFNSKISIESLFRSGEQEPIKINADIIITNISKTGIGFISEVDLPVNHFFNSKIVIDDERMFYCVLKIVRNKKINKGYQIGAEFVGLAEVLGHHIDDYIGEFDE comes from the coding sequence GTGGATGAAAAGCGTAGGAGCCGGAGAGTTCCTTTTAATTCGAAAATATCAATTGAATCACTTTTCAGGTCGGGCGAACAAGAACCTATAAAAATCAATGCGGATATTATTATTACCAATATCTCAAAAACCGGGATCGGCTTTATCTCAGAGGTTGATTTGCCGGTAAATCATTTCTTTAACAGTAAAATTGTCATAGATGATGAGAGAATGTTCTATTGTGTGCTGAAAATTGTAAGGAACAAAAAAATCAATAAAGGCTATCAAATTGGTGCCGAATTTGTTGGCCTTGCAGAAGTATTAGGACACCATATTGACGATTACATAGGAGAATTTGATGAATAA
- a CDS encoding GntR family transcriptional regulator, which produces MFIDKQSPIPAYFQLKNYILDQISSGQWQKEQPIPSERELSALARVSRMTVRQAINELVNEGILYRLKGKGTYITKSKIEQRNIMSFSEMVKSKGITPVTEILEFEKNALFPAIAKILGVEAETKFYRVKRLRKAEEIPIGIEEVFIPEKYCPDIDRFDLSGSLYRILLEQYQYKIERINLSIEAVLPTEKEHQLLQVSKTMPLLKVSGNSITSTGLELFYEVSYYRSDKLSYKVSIFNRKDY; this is translated from the coding sequence ATGTTTATTGATAAACAAAGTCCTATTCCCGCATACTTTCAGTTGAAAAATTATATTTTGGACCAGATTTCATCGGGACAATGGCAAAAGGAACAGCCCATACCTTCAGAACGTGAGCTCAGTGCACTGGCCAGGGTCAGCAGGATGACCGTACGACAGGCTATCAATGAGTTAGTAAATGAGGGTATCTTATACCGGCTTAAAGGAAAAGGTACATATATCACTAAATCGAAAATTGAACAAAGGAATATCATGAGCTTTTCTGAAATGGTTAAAAGTAAAGGTATTACACCAGTCACTGAAATACTGGAGTTTGAGAAAAATGCACTATTCCCCGCCATTGCAAAGATTCTTGGCGTTGAAGCCGAAACAAAATTCTACAGGGTTAAAAGGCTTAGAAAGGCGGAGGAGATTCCTATAGGAATTGAAGAAGTATTTATTCCTGAAAAGTATTGTCCTGACATTGACAGGTTTGACTTAAGCGGCTCATTATATAGAATACTGCTTGAACAGTATCAATATAAAATTGAACGGATCAATTTAAGTATAGAGGCAGTACTTCCAACCGAGAAAGAGCATCAATTGTTACAGGTAAGCAAAACTATGCCTTTATTGAAAGTATCAGGTAATAGTATTACAAGTACGGGATTGGAACTTTTTTACGAAGTAAGCTACTACAGGTCAGATAAATTATCTTATAAAGTAAGCATTTTTAACAGAAAAGATTACTAA
- the nagB gene encoding glucosamine-6-phosphate deaminase, with product MNKIICKNYDEMSNIAADMVISQVRQKPDSVLGLATGSTPIGMYKKLIQMYKAGQADFSQVKTFNLDEYYKIDKDNPQSYNYYMHENFFKHVNINPQNIHIPNGSAENAEEECSNYDKMIEQSGGIDLQVLGIGVNGHIGFNEPATELNSKTHLTRLSIDTIRANARFFDSIDQVPTQAITVGMATILKAKKIILLISGKNKAEIMGKILNGKITTNIPASLLQLHPDTTIIVDEEAAYKLVS from the coding sequence GTGAATAAAATTATTTGTAAAAACTATGATGAAATGAGCAACATTGCTGCCGATATGGTTATTAGCCAGGTGAGACAAAAACCCGATTCAGTGCTGGGATTGGCTACAGGTTCAACACCTATTGGCATGTATAAAAAACTTATTCAAATGTATAAAGCCGGGCAGGCAGATTTTTCACAGGTAAAAACTTTTAATCTGGATGAGTATTATAAAATTGATAAAGATAATCCGCAGAGTTATAATTATTATATGCATGAAAATTTTTTCAAACACGTAAATATAAATCCTCAAAACATTCATATTCCTAACGGTAGCGCGGAAAATGCAGAAGAAGAATGCAGCAATTATGATAAGATGATCGAACAGTCGGGTGGGATAGATTTACAGGTACTGGGGATTGGGGTAAACGGACATATCGGGTTTAATGAACCTGCAACAGAATTAAATTCCAAGACCCACTTAACCCGGCTTTCTATAGATACAATCCGTGCCAATGCGAGGTTTTTTGATAGTATTGACCAGGTTCCTACCCAGGCCATTACTGTAGGAATGGCTACCATCCTCAAAGCGAAAAAAATTATACTTTTAATTAGCGGGAAGAATAAAGCGGAGATCATGGGTAAAATACTTAATGGTAAAATTACTACGAACATACCTGCTTCATTACTTCAGTTACATCCCGATACAACAATTATTGTAGATGAGGAAGCGGCCTATAAGTTAGTATCATGA
- the nagA gene encoding N-acetylglucosamine-6-phosphate deacetylase: protein MLLKNASVLNGVFAFSNLDIEVNNGKIDNLYIQNEYNTTNHDEVLDLSGYRILPGFIDIHTHGCAGYDTMDATYEALNNMSRFMAMNGVTSFLPTTMSETYQSIKNAFLNIRNAIDKGVEGADIVGIHMEGPYFSKQYKGAQNEKFLRLPSITDVTELQELSGRNIRIISIAPEIDGAMEFIKEVSKDNIVISLAHTGADYDTALKAIEYGAKHATHLFNGMAGLNHRAPGIIGAVLDSGLSVELICDSIHLHPAIIRLVYKLVGADKIVLISDSMRAAGLKDDKYDLGGQEIIVKDGVARTKDGNIAGSTVTLLQCLKKVVEFGIRLEDAVKMVTINPAKVIGIDKCKGSIQQGKDADLVVINDRFEVVYTFVKGKVVIGHSPIHHKDLRAPCNA, encoded by the coding sequence ATGCTTTTAAAAAATGCCAGCGTCCTTAATGGAGTCTTTGCCTTTTCTAATCTTGATATAGAGGTGAATAACGGTAAGATAGATAATTTATATATACAAAATGAATATAATACAACAAATCATGATGAAGTTCTTGATTTAAGCGGGTACAGGATATTACCGGGGTTCATTGACATCCATACGCATGGATGTGCAGGATATGATACGATGGATGCCACATATGAAGCGCTAAACAACATGTCCCGGTTTATGGCGATGAATGGAGTAACTTCATTTTTACCCACAACCATGTCAGAAACTTACCAATCAATAAAAAATGCTTTTTTAAACATAAGAAACGCTATTGATAAAGGCGTAGAAGGTGCAGATATTGTGGGAATACACATGGAAGGACCTTATTTTTCCAAACAATACAAAGGTGCGCAGAATGAGAAATTCCTAAGGTTGCCTTCTATAACGGATGTAACTGAACTGCAGGAATTAAGCGGACGAAATATCAGGATCATAAGTATTGCTCCAGAGATTGATGGGGCAATGGAATTTATAAAGGAAGTTTCAAAAGATAATATCGTTATTTCTTTAGCACATACAGGGGCTGATTATGATACGGCTCTAAAGGCTATAGAATATGGTGCAAAACATGCAACCCATCTGTTTAATGGAATGGCAGGTTTGAATCACAGGGCACCAGGAATAATTGGTGCTGTACTGGACAGCGGTCTTTCAGTAGAGCTAATCTGTGATAGTATACACCTCCATCCTGCAATTATCAGGCTGGTATATAAATTGGTTGGGGCAGATAAAATTGTATTAATAAGTGATTCCATGAGGGCTGCAGGTCTTAAAGATGATAAATATGATTTAGGTGGACAGGAGATTATTGTAAAAGATGGTGTTGCAAGAACAAAAGATGGAAACATCGCCGGTAGTACTGTCACGCTGCTTCAATGTCTTAAGAAGGTTGTAGAGTTTGGAATAAGATTGGAAGACGCTGTAAAAATGGTTACCATTAACCCGGCAAAGGTTATAGGGATAGACAAATGTAAAGGGAGTATACAACAGGGGAAAGATGCCGATTTAGTCGTAATAAATGATAGGTTTGAGGTGGTTTATACTTTTGTAAAAGGTAAGGTGGTAATAGGTCATTCCCCTATCCATCATAAGGATTTACGTGCACCATGCAATGCTTAA
- a CDS encoding cation diffusion facilitator family transporter → MDNEKRFEIGNRISKVTIAVNVVLTIIKLIIGIIARSSAMIADAIHSLSDVLSTIAVIIGLKLSKKDEDEHHPYGHEKIEPIMAKLLATILFITAGAIGYTGIKTIIHRDFSTPGTIAVYGAILSIVVKEWMYQYTVKGAKQIESTVLLADAWHHRSDAFSSIGALIGIAGAIMGYPALDPLASLVICILIGKVAIDIYWQAIKQLIDHAVDAETTESIRQDILNTEGVIQIDDLKTRIHANKLYVDVECSVDKNLSFAAAHEIAEQIHDTIERNQKNVKHCMVHVNPYDG, encoded by the coding sequence GTGGACAATGAAAAGAGATTTGAAATTGGAAACAGGATATCTAAAGTTACTATAGCAGTTAATGTAGTTTTAACCATTATAAAACTCATCATCGGAATAATAGCCCGCAGCAGTGCCATGATTGCCGATGCAATACATTCCCTATCCGACGTATTGAGCACCATTGCTGTCATCATCGGACTTAAACTATCCAAAAAGGATGAAGATGAACATCATCCCTATGGGCATGAAAAAATCGAACCGATTATGGCAAAATTGCTTGCTACCATATTGTTTATTACGGCAGGAGCTATCGGATATACCGGCATTAAAACCATCATACATAGAGATTTCTCTACCCCGGGTACAATAGCTGTATACGGTGCAATACTATCAATTGTAGTAAAGGAATGGATGTATCAATATACTGTGAAAGGGGCTAAACAAATAGAAAGCACAGTCTTACTGGCAGACGCATGGCATCACCGTTCAGATGCTTTCTCTTCCATTGGAGCACTCATAGGAATTGCAGGTGCCATCATGGGATATCCGGCGTTAGACCCCTTAGCTTCATTGGTGATTTGTATTTTGATAGGCAAAGTAGCCATAGATATCTACTGGCAGGCTATAAAACAGTTAATTGACCATGCAGTGGATGCAGAAACCACAGAAAGTATCCGGCAGGATATACTAAACACGGAAGGTGTTATTCAGATTGATGACCTTAAAACAAGGATACATGCCAACAAATTATATGTAGACGTAGAATGTTCGGTGGATAAAAACTTATCTTTTGCGGCTGCCCATGAAATTGCGGAGCAAATACATGATACAATTGAAAGGAACCAGAAAAATGTTAAGCATTGCATGGTGCACGTAAATCCTTATGATGGATAG
- a CDS encoding cobyrinate a,c-diamide synthase codes for MILPRLVIAGAQSGAGKTTISIGLMAVLAKRGLKVQPYKVGPDYIDPAYHTHVTGNKCRNLDSWMLDENTIRYLFNRNSRQADVSVVEGVMGLYDGFGTEKDSGSTAHISKIINAPVILIINGNGISSSAAAMVMGYKHYDPDVKIAGVIINKVSGQKHFELLKTVIEKDTGIPAVGYIPNNSEISLSSRHLGLVPSVEMDDLNSKIKKIRCLVEQYVDIDKLIEISHHVSKIDEFKNPVESMQKMNQVKIGIAWDKAFNFYYHDNLELLEQLGAELVYFSPMNDDKLPEGIDGLYLGGGFPEVFAAQLEQNQSMRLSIKQHIESGLPVYAECGGLMYLTKSIEDFEGKKYQMVGVIPGCSKMTGKLQRFGYVNVELNRDCIIGQKGLKFRAHEFHRSIVDAKGVECCYNVSKMRDGGLLSTWQCGYAMHNVVAGYAHVHFWSNPAVAQHFLASAQTYEFSRTQSLRTSN; via the coding sequence GTGATACTACCAAGATTAGTCATTGCCGGTGCCCAAAGTGGAGCAGGCAAGACAACCATATCCATTGGGTTGATGGCTGTACTCGCAAAACGTGGTTTGAAAGTTCAACCTTACAAAGTAGGACCCGACTATATCGATCCGGCCTATCACACCCATGTAACGGGGAATAAATGTAGAAATCTGGATAGCTGGATGTTGGATGAGAATACAATAAGGTATTTATTTAATAGAAATTCCCGGCAGGCGGATGTTTCTGTTGTTGAGGGTGTAATGGGACTGTATGACGGATTTGGAACTGAAAAAGACAGTGGAAGTACGGCACATATATCAAAAATTATTAATGCTCCGGTAATATTGATCATTAACGGTAATGGCATATCAAGCAGTGCTGCTGCAATGGTGATGGGGTATAAACATTATGACCCGGATGTCAAAATTGCCGGTGTTATTATTAACAAAGTAAGCGGACAAAAACACTTTGAGCTTCTTAAGACCGTTATTGAGAAGGATACGGGAATACCTGCGGTAGGATATATCCCAAATAACTCTGAAATAAGTCTTTCAAGCAGGCATCTGGGACTGGTGCCCAGTGTGGAAATGGATGACTTAAATAGCAAGATAAAAAAAATCCGTTGTTTGGTTGAACAATATGTAGATATAGACAAGCTCATTGAGATATCTCATCATGTTAGTAAAATAGATGAATTCAAAAATCCGGTTGAAAGCATGCAGAAAATGAATCAAGTAAAAATTGGCATAGCATGGGATAAAGCATTTAATTTCTATTATCATGACAATCTTGAACTTCTTGAACAATTAGGAGCGGAGCTTGTTTATTTCAGTCCAATGAATGATGATAAACTTCCGGAAGGAATAGACGGATTATATTTAGGGGGAGGATTTCCGGAGGTCTTTGCCGCACAGCTGGAGCAGAATCAATCCATGCGTCTATCCATAAAGCAGCACATTGAGAGTGGCCTTCCCGTTTATGCAGAATGTGGAGGTCTTATGTATCTTACCAAAAGCATAGAGGATTTTGAAGGTAAAAAATATCAAATGGTTGGCGTTATTCCGGGCTGCAGTAAAATGACCGGAAAACTGCAGCGGTTTGGCTATGTAAATGTAGAGTTAAATAGAGATTGCATCATTGGGCAAAAAGGCCTGAAATTCAGAGCCCATGAATTTCATCGGTCAATTGTAGATGCTAAAGGGGTTGAATGCTGCTATAATGTAAGTAAAATGAGAGATGGCGGATTGTTATCAACGTGGCAGTGCGGTTATGCTATGCATAATGTGGTTGCAGGATACGCTCACGTCCACTTCTGGAGTAATCCGGCAGTAGCTCAACACTTCTTAGCAAGCGCTCAAACGTATGAATTTTCCCGCACACAATCTCTCCGAACTTCGAACTAA
- a CDS encoding cobyric acid synthase — protein sequence MQGKCIMLQGTGSSVGKSLLTAALCRIFKQDGYKVAPFKAQNMALNSYITSDGKEMGRAQVVQAEACGLEPAVEMNPVLLKPTTDKKAQVIVMGEVYGNMSAAEYHEFKPQLAQKVKEAYDRLESQNDIIVLEGAGSPAEINLRDKDIVNMGMAEMADAPVILIGDIDKGGVFASLAGTMLLLTEEERKRVQGVIINKFRGDVKILEPGLRMLEDIIKVPVLGVIPYADVNIEDEDSVSERFHKKTQGSQEILIEIIRLPHISNFTDFVALENQPDASIKYVSKPEQIGEPDVLILPGSKNTIEDMAYLRENGFERKINDLSQKGKLIIGICGGYQMLGKEINDPLHTESNLDSIRGLGLLNMTTTFESKKITTRVKAKVHAAQSPYLQGLEQYDIDGYEIHMGISEQGRGCIPLIEIYKRLDNEVMVADGFCNSQGNVFGTYIHGIFDNTDFLRGLLNNVRKLKGLERIDGKQMSFKEFKEREYDRLAQIVRENLDMEKIYAIIKG from the coding sequence ATGCAAGGAAAATGCATCATGCTGCAAGGAACCGGTTCTTCTGTTGGCAAAAGCTTGCTGACAGCCGCTTTATGCAGAATTTTCAAGCAGGATGGCTATAAAGTGGCGCCCTTTAAAGCCCAAAACATGGCTTTGAACTCGTACATCACCAGTGACGGTAAGGAAATGGGCAGGGCACAGGTTGTCCAGGCGGAAGCCTGCGGGCTGGAGCCGGCAGTAGAAATGAACCCCGTCCTTTTAAAGCCGACAACCGATAAAAAAGCGCAGGTAATTGTAATGGGTGAAGTATACGGCAATATGTCGGCAGCAGAATACCACGAATTCAAACCCCAACTGGCACAAAAAGTAAAGGAGGCTTATGACAGGCTGGAGTCCCAAAATGACATCATTGTGCTTGAAGGTGCCGGAAGTCCTGCAGAAATAAATTTACGGGACAAAGATATTGTAAATATGGGGATGGCAGAGATGGCGGATGCCCCGGTTATTTTAATAGGAGATATTGATAAAGGTGGGGTTTTTGCTTCACTTGCCGGAACAATGCTTCTGCTGACTGAAGAAGAAAGAAAAAGAGTGCAAGGCGTCATCATCAATAAATTCCGTGGAGATGTAAAAATTCTTGAACCAGGTCTAAGGATGCTGGAAGATATCATTAAGGTTCCGGTATTAGGGGTAATACCCTATGCGGATGTTAATATTGAGGATGAGGATAGTGTAAGTGAAAGATTTCACAAGAAGACCCAAGGTTCACAGGAAATACTTATTGAAATCATCAGACTACCTCATATCTCAAACTTCACTGACTTCGTTGCCCTGGAAAATCAGCCGGACGCGAGTATAAAATACGTTTCGAAACCTGAACAGATAGGGGAACCGGATGTTTTGATACTTCCTGGTTCAAAGAATACGATAGAAGACATGGCATATCTTAGGGAAAACGGATTTGAAAGAAAAATCAATGATCTAAGCCAAAAAGGAAAGCTTATTATAGGAATATGTGGCGGCTATCAAATGTTGGGTAAGGAAATCAATGACCCTTTACATACCGAATCTAACCTGGATAGTATCAGAGGATTAGGATTATTAAATATGACGACAACTTTTGAAAGTAAAAAAATTACTACCAGGGTAAAGGCAAAAGTTCATGCTGCACAAAGTCCTTATCTTCAAGGGTTGGAGCAGTATGACATAGACGGTTATGAAATCCACATGGGCATTAGTGAACAGGGTAGAGGGTGTATACCTTTGATAGAGATCTATAAGAGGCTGGACAATGAAGTGATGGTCGCAGATGGATTCTGCAACAGTCAAGGCAATGTTTTTGGCACCTATATCCATGGTATTTTTGATAACACTGATTTTCTAAGAGGATTGCTCAATAATGTAAGAAAATTAAAAGGGCTGGAACGTATTGATGGTAAACAAATGTCCTTCAAAGAGTTTAAGGAGAGAGAATACGACCGGCTTGCGCAAATAGTACGGGAAAACCTGGATATGGAAAAAATATATGCAATCATAAAAGGGTAA